One region of Streptomyces sp. CG4 genomic DNA includes:
- a CDS encoding 2-hydroxyacid dehydrogenase, producing the protein MPTTVLAAGDHFVLPRLLEQELRVATPAGTDLDIRQLQLPWPHTPFGKVAEVDEASGTEEELIEALRGVRICVTQMAPLTERVLAACPDLELYCVSRGGPVNANLEAATRHGVAVCYAPGRNAVATAEHTLALILAAARGIGDVHTDLKRGTWRGDYYDYDRCGVEIDGSVVGLVGFGAIGSRVARVLNAMGATVLVHDPYVRPEAVRDVAQLVSLDELLSRSRIVSLHARVTDETRGMIGQAQIEAMPQGSVLVNCARGALVDYDAVCDALDSGRLAAAGFDVFPVEPVPAGSRLLSTPGVVLTPHIAGASREVAHKAARIVAAEVGRFLRGEPLAHCANPEV; encoded by the coding sequence GTGCCCACCACCGTCCTCGCCGCCGGCGACCACTTCGTCCTGCCCCGGCTTCTCGAACAGGAACTGCGCGTCGCGACGCCCGCCGGCACCGACCTGGACATCCGGCAGCTCCAACTCCCCTGGCCGCACACCCCGTTCGGCAAGGTCGCCGAGGTCGACGAGGCGTCCGGCACGGAGGAGGAGCTGATCGAGGCGCTGCGGGGCGTGCGGATCTGCGTCACCCAGATGGCGCCCCTCACCGAACGCGTGCTGGCGGCCTGTCCCGACCTGGAGCTGTACTGCGTCAGCCGGGGCGGACCGGTCAACGCCAACCTGGAGGCCGCGACGCGCCATGGCGTCGCCGTCTGCTACGCCCCCGGCCGCAACGCCGTGGCCACGGCCGAGCACACCCTCGCGCTCATCCTCGCCGCCGCCCGCGGCATCGGCGACGTCCACACCGACCTCAAGCGGGGCACCTGGCGGGGCGACTACTACGACTACGACCGCTGTGGCGTGGAGATCGACGGCTCGGTGGTCGGTCTGGTCGGCTTCGGCGCCATCGGCTCGCGCGTCGCCCGCGTCCTGAACGCCATGGGAGCCACGGTCCTCGTCCACGACCCGTACGTACGGCCCGAGGCGGTGCGGGATGTCGCGCAACTCGTGTCCCTGGACGAGCTGTTGAGCCGCTCCCGGATCGTCTCGCTGCACGCGCGGGTGACGGACGAGACCCGCGGCATGATCGGGCAGGCCCAGATCGAGGCCATGCCGCAGGGCTCCGTCCTCGTCAACTGCGCCCGCGGCGCGCTGGTCGACTACGACGCGGTGTGCGACGCGCTGGACTCGGGGCGTCTGGCCGCCGCCGGCTTCGACGTGTTCCCCGTCGAACCGGTACCGGCCGGCTCGCGCTTGCTGTCCACCCCGGGCGTCGTCCTCACCCCGCACATCGCCGGCGCGAGCCGCGAGGTCGCCCACAAGGCCGCCCGGATCGTCGCCGCCGAGGTCGGCCGCTTCCTGCGCGGCGAGCCGCTGGCCCACTGCGCCAACCCCGAGGTCTGA
- a CDS encoding DeoR/GlpR family DNA-binding transcription regulator: MAGSDARTDAQEERRHQLRELVMGKGFVRTADLADTFGVSIMTIHRDLDALQAQGWLRKVRGGASCLPSTQFHGSAGERLTTMVQTKQLLARAAAEELAPGQVVMIDDSTTCLNLIRHLSDHTPITAISNALPVISALAREPGVALIGLGGTYFPAYDAFMGVHTAQSVEAFRADVLFMSTTAVTQGRCYHMSPETVQVKRAMMAAAARRVLIIDHTKFAQQGLYALAPLSDFDLVLVDDAAPAGEVRRLRDNGVQVRTVSATSGELRPHAAT; the protein is encoded by the coding sequence ATGGCCGGTTCGGACGCCCGGACGGACGCCCAGGAGGAGCGTCGTCATCAGCTGCGCGAGCTCGTTATGGGCAAGGGGTTCGTCCGTACCGCCGACCTCGCCGACACGTTCGGCGTCAGCATCATGACCATCCACCGGGACCTGGACGCCCTTCAGGCGCAGGGGTGGCTGCGGAAGGTGCGCGGCGGGGCGAGCTGTCTGCCCTCGACGCAGTTCCACGGCAGCGCGGGCGAACGTCTGACGACGATGGTGCAGACGAAGCAGCTGCTGGCGCGGGCCGCCGCCGAGGAACTGGCACCCGGGCAGGTCGTGATGATCGACGACTCCACGACCTGTCTGAATCTCATCCGGCATCTGTCCGATCACACCCCCATCACGGCGATCAGCAATGCGCTGCCGGTGATCTCGGCCCTGGCCCGCGAACCCGGTGTGGCCCTGATCGGGCTGGGCGGCACCTATTTCCCGGCGTACGACGCCTTCATGGGCGTGCACACGGCGCAGAGCGTGGAGGCGTTCCGGGCGGATGTGCTGTTCATGTCCACCACGGCCGTGACCCAAGGCCGCTGCTATCACATGTCGCCCGAGACGGTGCAGGTCAAACGGGCGATGATGGCGGCCGCCGCGCGCCGCGTACTGATCATCGACCACACCAAGTTCGCCCAGCAGGGCCTCTACGCGCTCGCCCCGCTCAGCGACTTCGACCTGGTGCTCGTCGACGACGCGGCCCCGGCCGGCGAGGTACGGCGGCTGCGCGACAACGGCGTCCAGGTACGCACGGTCTCCGCCACCTCCGGAGAGCTCCGGCCGCACGCCGCCACGTGA
- a CDS encoding FGGY-family carbohydrate kinase: MSVLTIDVGTSVIKSVVFDDQGQELAVARIGTEVLRPRPGWAEQDMDAVWNGVVFTVRSALSQLGTDQDPVWLVSFTAQGDGCWLVDGDGRPTGPAILWSDGRAGDLLTRWQADGVLERAFRRNGSLTCSGMPNAVLSWLAEHDPERLRRARTALTAAGWLFLKFTGVSAVDESDASAPFLDHTTGGYDPVILDLFAMKWAEPLLPRILGEHERIAEITRHTAAELGLPAGLPVVMAPYDIAATARGAGAVNPGQACAILGTTLCTEIVTRAPDTGGEPCGINIAYRGRERILRAFPTLSGTEVLDWACRTLSVEDPAQLGRLAFGTEPGAGGLAFLPYLSPAGERAPFLDPHARGAFWGLSLDHTPAHVARAVFEGLSLVVRDCLTASATEVHELRLCGGGSASDDWCRLIADVTGVPTARSADTELGAKGAFLTGLVLTGAERSMHSAAAKYVRMRASWEPDAERAAFYDGLYDTYRTWRDTARSLGWAPTPAPIPAPAVAPAPVAPAAAASASAPAAVPSATSGRTPEAPHV, translated from the coding sequence ATGTCGGTTCTCACCATCGACGTCGGAACCTCGGTCATCAAATCCGTCGTGTTCGACGACCAGGGTCAGGAGCTGGCGGTCGCCCGCATCGGCACAGAGGTGCTGCGGCCCCGTCCCGGATGGGCGGAGCAGGACATGGACGCCGTGTGGAACGGCGTCGTCTTCACCGTCCGCAGCGCCCTGTCCCAGCTCGGCACCGACCAGGACCCGGTCTGGCTGGTGAGCTTCACCGCACAGGGCGACGGCTGCTGGCTCGTGGACGGCGACGGCCGCCCCACCGGCCCGGCGATCCTGTGGTCCGACGGGCGCGCCGGCGACCTGCTCACCCGCTGGCAGGCCGACGGCGTCCTGGAGCGCGCGTTCCGCCGCAACGGCTCCCTCACCTGCAGCGGCATGCCGAACGCCGTGCTCAGCTGGCTCGCCGAGCACGACCCGGAGCGCCTGCGCCGCGCCCGTACCGCCCTTACGGCGGCCGGCTGGCTGTTCCTGAAGTTCACCGGAGTCAGCGCCGTCGACGAGTCCGACGCCTCGGCGCCCTTCCTCGACCACACCACCGGCGGCTACGACCCCGTGATCCTCGACCTCTTCGCGATGAAGTGGGCCGAGCCGCTGCTGCCGCGGATCCTCGGCGAGCACGAGCGCATCGCCGAGATCACCCGGCACACCGCCGCCGAACTCGGCCTGCCCGCCGGCCTGCCCGTCGTCATGGCCCCCTACGACATCGCCGCCACCGCCCGCGGCGCCGGAGCCGTCAACCCCGGACAGGCCTGCGCCATCCTCGGCACCACCCTGTGCACCGAGATCGTCACCCGCGCGCCGGACACCGGCGGAGAGCCGTGCGGCATCAACATCGCCTACCGCGGTCGCGAACGCATCCTGCGCGCCTTCCCGACCCTCTCCGGCACCGAAGTCCTGGACTGGGCCTGCCGCACCCTGTCCGTCGAGGACCCCGCCCAGCTCGGCAGGCTCGCCTTCGGCACCGAACCGGGCGCGGGCGGGCTGGCGTTCCTGCCGTACCTCTCGCCCGCAGGCGAGCGCGCTCCCTTCCTCGACCCGCACGCCCGCGGCGCCTTCTGGGGCCTGTCCCTCGACCACACCCCCGCCCATGTCGCCCGTGCCGTCTTCGAGGGCCTGTCCCTCGTCGTCCGCGACTGCCTGACCGCGTCCGCCACCGAGGTCCATGAACTGCGCCTGTGCGGCGGCGGATCCGCCAGCGACGACTGGTGCCGGCTCATCGCGGACGTCACCGGCGTGCCGACGGCACGCAGCGCCGACACGGAGCTGGGCGCCAAGGGGGCGTTCCTGACCGGTCTCGTCCTCACCGGGGCGGAGCGCAGCATGCACAGCGCCGCCGCCAAGTACGTCCGCATGCGCGCGAGTTGGGAACCGGACGCCGAACGCGCCGCGTTCTACGACGGGCTCTACGACACGTACCGCACCTGGCGGGACACCGCCCGCTCCCTCGGCTGGGCACCCACACCCGCACCCATACCCGCACCGGCAGTCGCACCTGCACCGGTGGCTCCGGCGGCCGCGGCCTCCGCCTCGGCGCCCGCTGCTGTACCGTCCGCCACTTCCGGCCGCACCCCTGAGGCACCGCATGTCTGA
- a CDS encoding histidine phosphatase family protein produces MTDFVLVRHGETVWHADNRYAGRTDVPLTELGRRQAAELGAWAAGQRLDAVLCSPLSRARLTAEPAASALGLTPWVDDRLYEVDFGRGDGLTRAEMAEEFPEALAAFLADPVAHHLPGGEHPAAAADRAVDCLEETAHKLPDGRVLVVAHSTLLRLVLCKLLGIPLARYRQVFPALHNGALTELRLRDGQASLLRLNAPVR; encoded by the coding sequence GTGACCGACTTCGTCCTCGTCCGCCATGGCGAGACCGTGTGGCACGCGGACAACCGCTACGCCGGCCGCACCGACGTGCCGCTCACCGAACTCGGCCGCCGACAGGCCGCCGAACTGGGCGCCTGGGCCGCCGGGCAGCGCCTGGACGCCGTGCTCTGCTCACCGCTGTCCCGGGCCCGGCTGACCGCCGAGCCCGCGGCGTCTGCGCTCGGCCTCACCCCCTGGGTCGACGACCGCCTGTACGAGGTGGACTTCGGCCGCGGCGACGGTCTCACCCGCGCCGAGATGGCCGAGGAGTTCCCCGAGGCGCTGGCCGCCTTCCTCGCCGATCCGGTCGCCCACCACCTGCCCGGCGGAGAACATCCCGCCGCCGCGGCGGACCGCGCGGTCGACTGTCTGGAGGAGACCGCGCACAAACTCCCCGACGGGCGCGTCCTCGTCGTGGCCCACTCCACCCTGCTGCGCCTCGTGCTGTGCAAGCTCCTCGGCATTCCCCTCGCGCGCTACCGCCAGGTCTTCCCCGCCCTGCACAACGGCGCGCTGACCGAACTGCGGCTGCGCGACGGTCAGGCGTCCCTGCTCCGCCTCAACGCACCCGTTCGCTGA
- a CDS encoding ThuA domain-containing protein, translating to MGACTTLTTDTRRALVVRGGWDGHQPVTISDGFAPFLKERGFTVETSDDLAVYEDTERLAATDLIVQCWTMGTITREQSEHLAAAVRAGTGLAGRHGGIVDSFHDHGYHLLTGGRLVMHPPGFHDHTYHLSPEHADHPVIAGLDDFAVHTEQYWVLTDPHIDVLATTTFPPDELRDRPAAMPAVWARTWGAGRVFVSTIGHKPDDFDVPQVRTLTERGLLWASR from the coding sequence ATGGGAGCGTGCACCACCTTGACCACTGACACCCGGCGGGCGCTGGTCGTCCGCGGCGGCTGGGACGGGCATCAGCCCGTGACGATCAGTGACGGATTCGCCCCGTTCCTCAAGGAGCGGGGATTCACCGTCGAGACCTCCGACGACCTCGCGGTGTACGAGGACACGGAGCGCCTGGCCGCCACCGACCTCATCGTGCAGTGCTGGACCATGGGGACCATCACCCGGGAGCAGAGCGAGCATCTCGCCGCCGCGGTGCGCGCGGGCACCGGGCTGGCCGGCCGGCACGGCGGCATCGTCGACTCCTTCCACGATCACGGCTACCACCTGCTGACCGGCGGCAGGCTCGTGATGCACCCGCCGGGCTTCCACGACCACACGTACCACCTGTCGCCCGAGCACGCCGATCATCCCGTCATCGCCGGGCTCGACGACTTCGCCGTACACACCGAGCAGTACTGGGTACTCACCGACCCGCACATCGACGTGCTGGCCACCACCACCTTCCCGCCCGACGAACTGCGCGACCGGCCGGCGGCGATGCCCGCCGTGTGGGCCAGAACGTGGGGCGCGGGGCGGGTGTTCGTCTCGACCATCGGGCACAAGCCCGACGACTTCGACGTGCCTCAGGTGCGCACGTTGACCGAGAGGGGACTGCTGTGGGCGAGCCGCTGA
- a CDS encoding FGGY-family carbohydrate kinase: protein MSDALSPDAVHLGLDLGTQSARAVAVDGTGRLLGAAARPLTGRRDGVRHEQDPEQWWSALAAACREALTGIDPHRVRGLAVDATSGTVLLADAAGTPLTPGLMYDDRRADAHTDRVNTRGGRVWQKLGYRAMQPSWALPKLLWLLDDPTRPGDRDGSRPGGKGLPAGTRLLHQADLITWRLAGHQVASDASHALKTGYDLIAERWPEAELDALGVPGALLPDVVRPGTVIGTVCADAAEATGIPVGTLITAGMTDGCAAQIGAGALTPGAWNSVLGTTLVFKGASPHLVRDPGGVVYCHRGPGGAWLPGGASSSGAGVLAHRFPGVRPAGLDALTARAAATGSSAVVYPLVGSGGERFPFRAPEAEPFVLGEPSGEAEEFHACLLGVALVERLCFDYLDHLGAPVDGPLTFTGGGARNRYWSQLRADVLGRTARLPEQSESALGMAVLAATASGATLEEAAGGMVRLREELRPDPARTARMLPVYLDFVDALARRGWLDQSVADHARGKAQQ, encoded by the coding sequence ATGTCTGACGCCCTGTCACCCGACGCCGTCCACCTCGGACTCGACCTCGGCACCCAGAGCGCCCGCGCGGTCGCCGTGGACGGCACCGGCCGGCTGCTCGGGGCCGCCGCACGTCCGCTGACCGGACGCCGCGACGGCGTACGGCACGAACAGGACCCCGAGCAGTGGTGGTCCGCGCTCGCCGCCGCCTGCCGCGAGGCCCTGACCGGTATCGACCCGCACCGGGTGCGGGGCCTGGCCGTGGACGCCACCTCCGGGACCGTGCTCCTGGCCGACGCGGCGGGTACCCCCCTCACCCCGGGGCTCATGTACGACGACCGCCGGGCCGACGCCCACACCGACCGCGTCAACACGCGCGGCGGACGGGTGTGGCAGAAGCTCGGCTACCGCGCCATGCAGCCGTCCTGGGCGTTGCCCAAACTGCTCTGGCTGCTGGACGACCCGACCCGGCCGGGCGACAGGGACGGTTCCCGTCCGGGCGGCAAGGGTCTTCCCGCGGGCACCCGTCTGCTGCACCAGGCCGACCTGATCACCTGGCGGCTGGCCGGGCACCAGGTCGCGAGCGACGCCAGCCACGCCCTGAAGACCGGCTACGACCTGATCGCCGAACGCTGGCCCGAGGCCGAACTCGACGCGCTCGGCGTCCCCGGTGCCCTGCTGCCCGACGTCGTACGGCCCGGAACGGTCATCGGCACCGTGTGCGCCGACGCCGCGGAGGCGACCGGCATCCCCGTCGGCACCCTCATCACCGCGGGCATGACCGACGGTTGCGCGGCACAGATCGGAGCCGGTGCGCTCACGCCCGGCGCCTGGAACTCCGTACTCGGCACGACCCTGGTGTTCAAGGGGGCGAGCCCCCACCTCGTCCGCGATCCCGGTGGCGTCGTGTACTGCCACCGCGGCCCCGGCGGCGCCTGGCTGCCCGGCGGCGCCTCCAGCAGCGGCGCCGGCGTCCTCGCCCACCGCTTCCCCGGCGTGCGCCCCGCCGGCCTCGACGCGCTGACCGCGCGCGCCGCCGCGACCGGCTCCTCCGCCGTCGTCTACCCGCTGGTGGGCTCGGGCGGCGAACGCTTCCCGTTCCGTGCCCCCGAGGCCGAGCCCTTCGTCCTCGGCGAACCCTCGGGCGAAGCGGAGGAGTTCCACGCCTGCCTGCTGGGCGTGGCACTGGTGGAACGGCTCTGCTTCGACTATCTCGACCACCTCGGCGCCCCCGTCGACGGCCCGCTCACCTTCACCGGCGGCGGCGCCCGCAACCGCTACTGGTCGCAGCTGCGCGCCGATGTGCTGGGCCGCACCGCCCGGCTGCCGGAGCAGTCCGAGAGCGCCCTCGGCATGGCGGTGCTCGCCGCCACCGCCTCGGGTGCCACGCTGGAGGAGGCCGCGGGCGGCATGGTGCGGCTGCGCGAGGAACTCCGCCCCGACCCCGCCCGTACCGCCCGCATGCTCCCCGTCTACCTCGATTTCGTCGACGCGCTGGCCCGCCGCGGCTGGCTGGACCAGTCCGTGGCCGACCATGCGCGCGGAAAGGCCCAGCAGTGA
- a CDS encoding MFS transporter: MSTTGVASAEAPPTDSPAPYRWRWAALFVILAAEVMDLLDAVVTNIAGPSMRADLGGGASTLQWLAAAYTLSMAVGLVTGGRLGDIHGRRRMFLVGAAGFTLGSLLCALSVSPEMLIGARVVQGLFGAVMLPQGLGMIKEMFPPKESQKAFGMFGPVMGLSAVCGPILAGWLVDADYFGTGWRMIFLINLPLGAAAFLGALRFLPRGRSGPRPRLDIPGMFLVSLAALLIIFPLVQGREYDWPVWTFVMMGASVIVFAAFGRYESRRSGAGRDPLVVPSLFRKRGFSGGMTLGLVFFSTMQGFMLVFNLYTQIGLGYSPLKAGLVMVPWSGGMIVGFGIAQGVARFGRAVLQAGALVMAVGVFGVWLTLDQVGSGVGPWQLVPSLLVTGIGMGLLMAPFFDIVLASVESHETGSASGTMTAVQQLGGAFGVALLGTMFFGLLGGGIATAVDHHADGLRGKLTAAHVAPAARERIVADLRTCASDRAVAKDPAATPASCARLEKDTRSAVTSPQAGAQIPAALRDTASSAFRSGFGSVMQTILWIVDGMLALTFLLAFLLPRHARPEESAGH, from the coding sequence ATGTCCACCACCGGTGTCGCGTCCGCCGAGGCGCCGCCCACCGACTCGCCGGCGCCCTACCGATGGCGCTGGGCTGCGCTCTTCGTGATCCTGGCGGCCGAGGTGATGGATCTCCTCGACGCCGTCGTCACGAACATCGCCGGGCCCTCCATGCGGGCCGACCTGGGCGGCGGAGCCTCCACGCTGCAGTGGCTCGCCGCCGCGTACACCCTCTCGATGGCCGTCGGGCTCGTCACCGGAGGGCGGCTCGGCGACATTCACGGGCGGCGCCGGATGTTCCTGGTGGGGGCCGCCGGTTTCACGCTGGGTTCGCTGCTGTGCGCGCTGTCCGTGTCGCCCGAGATGCTGATCGGCGCACGCGTCGTCCAGGGACTCTTCGGCGCGGTGATGCTGCCGCAGGGCCTCGGCATGATCAAGGAGATGTTCCCGCCGAAGGAATCGCAGAAGGCCTTCGGCATGTTCGGCCCGGTGATGGGGCTGTCCGCGGTGTGCGGGCCGATCCTGGCGGGCTGGCTCGTGGACGCCGACTACTTCGGCACCGGCTGGCGGATGATCTTCCTGATCAACCTGCCGCTGGGTGCCGCGGCCTTCCTCGGTGCCCTGCGCTTTCTGCCGAGGGGCAGGTCCGGGCCCAGGCCGCGCCTGGACATCCCCGGCATGTTCCTGGTCTCGCTGGCCGCGCTGCTCATCATCTTCCCGCTGGTCCAGGGACGTGAGTACGACTGGCCCGTGTGGACGTTCGTGATGATGGGCGCCTCGGTGATCGTCTTCGCGGCCTTCGGCAGGTACGAATCGCGCCGCAGCGGGGCCGGGCGGGACCCGCTGGTCGTGCCGAGCCTCTTCCGCAAGCGCGGATTCAGCGGCGGTATGACCCTCGGGCTGGTCTTCTTCTCGACCATGCAGGGCTTCATGCTGGTCTTCAACCTCTACACCCAGATCGGCCTCGGCTATTCGCCGCTCAAGGCCGGCCTGGTGATGGTGCCCTGGTCCGGCGGCATGATCGTCGGCTTCGGTATCGCACAGGGTGTCGCCCGGTTCGGGCGGGCCGTGCTGCAGGCGGGCGCGCTCGTCATGGCGGTCGGTGTGTTCGGCGTGTGGCTGACCCTCGACCAGGTCGGGAGCGGCGTCGGCCCCTGGCAGCTCGTGCCGTCCCTGCTCGTCACCGGCATCGGCATGGGCCTGCTGATGGCACCGTTCTTCGACATCGTGCTCGCCAGCGTCGAGTCGCACGAGACGGGCTCGGCATCCGGCACGATGACCGCCGTGCAGCAGCTCGGCGGCGCGTTCGGTGTGGCGCTTCTCGGCACCATGTTCTTCGGTCTGCTGGGCGGCGGGATCGCCACCGCCGTCGACCACCACGCGGACGGTCTGCGGGGGAAGTTGACCGCCGCGCACGTCGCGCCCGCCGCTCGCGAACGCATCGTGGCGGACCTGCGTACGTGCGCCTCGGACCGGGCCGTCGCCAAGGATCCCGCCGCGACCCCGGCCTCCTGCGCCCGCCTGGAGAAGGACACCCGGTCCGCCGTGACCTCGCCTCAGGCCGGCGCGCAGATACCCGCCGCGCTGCGGGACACCGCGTCGTCGGCCTTCCGGAGCGGTTTCGGCTCCGTCATGCAGACGATTCTGTGGATCGTCGACGGCATGCTCGCCCTGACCTTCCTGCTCGCCTTCCTCCTGCCACGCCACGCACGCCCCGAGGAGTCCGCCGGGCACTGA
- a CDS encoding GNAT family N-acetyltransferase, protein MPGRTESIESMEQLAVGWRALVLDRDADADVRDLPGIAVRWADCRFPFWNCVTLTEVDAGAALVGQRLGEAADIMRAKHHPGFLWLFEDLLDAEARAAVRTAAEKAGLEYAFPGTGMAGDVIPLPEPSHPELTFVRVTTDEQLQAYADLNSRAYGFPLEVGRDGLLGSTLWKNEVHAYLGVRDGVPVTCAATVATDGRLFVVLVATAPEWQRRGYAEAVTRKALQEGARATGLTRATLHATAAGAPVYPRIGFQPNSPMQFYALKG, encoded by the coding sequence ATGCCCGGTCGTACGGAGTCGATCGAGTCGATGGAGCAACTCGCCGTGGGCTGGCGCGCCCTGGTGCTCGACCGTGACGCGGATGCCGATGTGCGGGACCTGCCGGGCATCGCCGTCCGCTGGGCCGACTGCCGGTTCCCCTTCTGGAACTGCGTCACCCTGACCGAGGTCGACGCCGGCGCGGCACTCGTCGGGCAACGTCTGGGCGAGGCCGCGGACATCATGCGCGCGAAGCACCATCCCGGATTCCTGTGGCTCTTCGAGGACCTCCTCGACGCCGAGGCCCGCGCGGCCGTGCGGACGGCCGCCGAGAAGGCGGGGCTGGAGTACGCCTTCCCCGGCACCGGCATGGCCGGAGACGTCATTCCCTTGCCCGAGCCGTCCCACCCCGAGCTGACGTTCGTGCGCGTGACCACCGACGAACAGCTGCAGGCGTACGCGGACCTGAACTCACGCGCCTACGGATTCCCGCTGGAGGTCGGCCGCGACGGGCTCCTCGGCTCCACGCTGTGGAAGAACGAGGTGCATGCCTATCTGGGCGTACGGGACGGCGTCCCGGTGACCTGCGCCGCGACGGTGGCAACCGACGGCCGGCTCTTCGTCGTGCTCGTCGCCACCGCCCCGGAGTGGCAGCGCCGTGGCTACGCGGAGGCGGTCACGCGCAAGGCCCTCCAGGAGGGCGCCCGCGCCACCGGCCTGACCCGGGCCACCCTGCACGCGACGGCGGCGGGGGCACCCGTCTATCCCCGCATCGGCTTCCAGCCGAACTCGCCGATGCAGTTCTACGCCCTGAAGGGCTGA
- a CDS encoding TetR/AcrR family transcriptional regulator yields the protein MTDPAAGTPTSPPPSPWDRGRPARAHVAPARAPLSRQRVVEAAFTVLDRQGLDGLSMRQVAAELGVAVSALYAHVSSKDDLLELMYTRLFDGAELPAPDPERWQEQVRNYARSGRRRLRSHRDMARISMAHVPFTTELLPHVEALLAVFRTSGLPDRIAAMAGDLISTYIDGFVLEEGMWQDRAAGQGGDDASLARPDWRAMADEMRNYFASLPADDFPHLRALAGLIVSDSSDERFDIGLEIILRGLASYLPDSAASVGPDAG from the coding sequence ATGACCGACCCGGCCGCCGGCACCCCGACATCTCCTCCGCCGTCCCCCTGGGACCGCGGGCGCCCCGCTCGCGCCCATGTCGCGCCCGCGCGCGCACCACTGTCGCGCCAACGGGTCGTCGAGGCCGCCTTCACCGTGCTGGACCGCCAGGGTCTCGACGGGCTGTCGATGCGTCAGGTGGCCGCCGAACTCGGGGTCGCGGTCTCCGCCCTGTACGCCCATGTCAGCTCCAAGGACGACCTCTTGGAGCTGATGTACACCCGGCTCTTCGACGGTGCCGAGCTGCCCGCACCCGACCCGGAGCGGTGGCAGGAGCAGGTGCGGAACTACGCCCGCTCCGGACGGCGGCGCCTGCGGTCCCATCGAGACATGGCCCGGATCTCCATGGCCCACGTCCCCTTCACCACCGAACTGCTGCCCCACGTCGAGGCGTTGCTCGCCGTCTTCCGGACCTCCGGACTGCCCGACCGCATCGCGGCGATGGCCGGTGACCTCATCTCCACCTACATCGACGGGTTCGTCCTGGAGGAGGGCATGTGGCAGGACCGGGCCGCCGGGCAGGGCGGTGACGACGCCTCATTGGCCCGCCCCGACTGGCGTGCGATGGCCGACGAGATGCGGAACTACTTCGCGTCCCTGCCCGCGGACGACTTTCCCCATCTGCGCGCCCTGGCCGGGCTGATCGTGTCGGACTCCTCCGACGAGCGCTTCGACATCGGTCTGGAGATCATCCTGCGCGGCCTGGCGAGCTATCTGCCCGACTCGGCGGCCTCCGTGGGCCCGGACGCCGGCTGA
- a CDS encoding hydroxyacid dehydrogenase, whose product MTARPDRPDLPVAVCVMDPAIADQVLPAALRERLSARVRLAPGPERSAPRAMFPAEFAEAEILISGWGCPRLTPGVLAGAPRLRAVMHAAGTVKSLVSDAVWERGIVVSSAADANAGPVIAYTLALITLAARRTLTMAAHYEEGWPAFAGRSGADGSTVGIVGASRIGRGVLAALRRSDAGHRLLLSDPYVTDDEARRLGAERVELAELCRRSRVVSVHAPLLPETTGLLDAAMLGLVPDGGVLINTARGAIVDTEALTRECASGRLEAYLDVTDPEPLPSGHPLLSLPNVLVTPHIAGAQGSEVQRLGRYAAAEVDRWVTGEPLLGAVTREALSHLA is encoded by the coding sequence ATGACTGCCCGCCCCGACCGCCCCGACCTGCCTGTGGCGGTCTGCGTCATGGACCCCGCCATCGCGGACCAGGTGCTTCCCGCAGCGCTGCGCGAACGCCTCTCCGCCCGCGTCCGGCTCGCCCCCGGCCCGGAGCGCTCGGCTCCACGGGCGATGTTCCCCGCCGAGTTCGCCGAGGCGGAGATCCTCATCAGCGGCTGGGGCTGCCCCCGGCTCACGCCCGGCGTGCTGGCCGGGGCGCCCCGGCTGCGCGCGGTGATGCACGCCGCCGGCACCGTCAAGTCGCTGGTGAGCGACGCGGTATGGGAACGGGGCATCGTCGTGTCGTCGGCGGCCGACGCCAACGCCGGCCCCGTCATCGCTTACACGCTGGCCCTCATCACCCTCGCCGCCCGGCGCACCCTGACCATGGCAGCCCACTACGAGGAGGGCTGGCCGGCCTTCGCGGGGCGTTCCGGTGCCGACGGCAGCACGGTGGGCATCGTGGGCGCGTCACGCATCGGCCGCGGCGTGCTGGCCGCTCTACGGCGGTCCGACGCGGGCCACCGGCTGCTGCTGAGCGACCCGTATGTGACGGACGACGAGGCACGCCGGCTCGGCGCGGAGCGGGTCGAACTGGCCGAGCTGTGCCGTCGGTCGAGGGTGGTGAGCGTCCACGCGCCGCTGCTGCCGGAGACGACGGGTCTGCTGGACGCCGCGATGCTGGGGCTCGTCCCGGACGGCGGTGTGCTCATCAACACGGCCCGGGGTGCCATCGTCGACACGGAGGCGCTGACCCGTGAGTGTGCGTCCGGGCGGCTGGAGGCGTACCTGGATGTCACGGACCCCGAACCGCTGCCGTCCGGCCACCCGTTGCTGTCCCTGCCCAATGTGCTGGTCACCCCGCACATCGCCGGCGCACAGGGCAGCGAGGTGCAACGGCTCGGACGGTATGCGGCGGCGGAGGTCGATCGCTGGGTGACGGGCGAGCCGCTGCTCGGCGCGGTCACCCGCGAGGCCCTGTCACACCTGGCCTGA